The window CATCAACAGAGGAGATAATTTATACCGAAAAAGGATTTTATGACAGCATACCAGTAGATAGTGATTATTATTTTTGCTTTCCTTATTTACACGAAAATGAACAGTTCCAAGCTCCAAAATGGGTGAAAGATACTGTTTGGTATCAAATATTTCCAGAACGTTTTGGGAATGCCGATCCTTCAATAAATCCCGATAATGTAAAGGCATGGGGTAGCGAACCTCCCGCAGTAGATAATTTCTTTGGCGGTGATTTCGCCGGTGTTACTGAACATTTAGACCACCTTACTGACATAGGGGTAAATGGCATCTATTTTACTCCAGTCTTTAAAGCTTACTCGAATCATAAATACGATACGATTGACTATATGGAAATAGATCCTCAGTTTGGCGATTCAGATGCTTTAAAAGAACTTATAGCACAATGTCATAACCGAGGTATTAAAGTAATGCTTGATGCCGTATTCAATCATAGTGGTTATTACTTTCCGCCTTTTCAAGATGTCTTAGAAAAGGGAGAAAATTCACCTTATAAGGATTGGTTCCACATCCACGACTTCCCGGTAGTTGGAGGAGAAAAGCCAAACTATGAAGCATTTGGGTTTGTAGAATCTATGCCAAAGTTGAATACTGCTAATCCAGAGGTGAAGAAATATCTGCTTGATGTAGGCACCTATTGGATAAATGAATTTAATATTGATGGATGGAGACTTGATGTTGCAAATGAAGTAGATCAGCCTTTCTGGCGCGAGTTTAGAAAAATAGTAAAAAAAGCAAAGCCTGATATATATATTCTTGGGGAAATATGGCATGATTCCATGCCGTGGCTTAGAGGAGATCAGTTTGATGCTGTGATGAATTATCCGTTTAAAACGAACGTACTCAATCTTTTAGCAAATAATAGTATTAACTCAAAGCAATTCATAGAAAATATGAGTAAGGTTTACTATAGTTACCCAAAAACTGTGTTTGACTATACGTTTAATCTTGTAGGTAGTCATGATACACCAAGAATACTTACGGAATGCGAAGGGAATATTAATAAAACGAAGCAGGTTTTTACTATTCTTTTAACATTCATGGGCACTCCCTGTATTTATTATGGGGACGAAATCGGTCTCACAGGTGCCCAAGATCCTGGATGTAGAAAATGCATGGACTGGAACGAAGAAAATCATCAGCAGGAGCTTAAAAATCATATTCGGACTCTAAATGCACTTCGGAAAAAAGAAAAACTGCTAGCTAATGAAGGCTCTGTAATTTTCCTGCACCCTACTGAGGCAAATGGTATATTTGGTTATAAGAAATATAGCGCTAATAAAACTATTTTAGTCTTAATTAATCCTGGCCCTAGTAAACAAAATTTTACACTTGAAAAAGACCAAACTTATAACATCCTCTATAGTTCAGATGTGGAAATAGAAGCTACTCAAGTTAGTATCGAAGCGGATGGATTTGGAATCATTCAACTTACTCATTAAACGAAATAACCAATTATTCTAGGCAAGCAGGTATTCTTGCCTAGAATAATTTTCACTACAAATCTAGTTTACATAATATTATTATTAGAATAAATTTATTAATTTGTATAAAAACACATATATTTCATTATTGATGGATCAAAGAAACATCGATAAACTAAATTTATAGGAAAAATGAGGTGAGAGAAATACAGAATATAAATACGAGCAAAGAAAAAAGGACGTTTTTTCAATGGTTAAATTTTTTGATTCCGTACTTTTATACAGCAGGAATCACGCTTATATTATCGTGGATGATTGTTGCATCAATACTAATTGGTTTCACTACATTGAAAGATAATCCGAAAGCTTTTTTTCTACTAACTGAAAACACTAGCACTAACGATTCCTCTATTAATAGATCAGAAACAGATAAAATTGTTAGTAATACACAAGAAAGTAAAACAGCATTTTCGATAATTATTCAGCCTTTCGTAGAGTCCAATTTTAATCAAATCATTTTTCGGGGACTCTTTTTACTTTTCATTTGGCTGCTTTTATTTCTAACAATACCGGTTGCATTTAAACGTTTAAAGAGATTTAAGTTTTTAAACCTTGAATTTGAGGTAGATAATATTGAACAGGCTGCAATAGAAACAGTTGAAATCAGCGGAACTAAAGCAAGACTTATGGCGTACTTCACTGGGGATGATGCTTCCGGAAGAACTTTAGATTTTTTGGCTGAATCTACGATAGAGTTTAAAGAAGTATTAGAATATTTTCTAGCTGAAACTCAACTAGGATACAAAAATCATCCAATTAATGGTGTCTTTACTTATAAAATATACAATGGTACCGCACCTGAAAAATTGTATGATCTAGTGGAGGAATCTAAAGAATCTGGGGAATCCGCGGTTTGTAACAAAATCGATGAGGATAATTTATGGAAGAAAAGCTATCTTGTGTTCTATTTCCCCTATAATTATACTGAATACATTACTGTAATAGAAAGTTATTCCTATTCATTTGATATTTTAGACAAGTATTTATTTGAACTGCTCCATAAAACTATTAGTAAAAACCTAGAAAATATTGAGTATATGGTCGCCTTGACTAACGACGAAGAGGATACGAACGTAGATACCTTCTCTTGACCTAGAGTTAAAAAATCATGTATCATTGAGAAAAGGAGTGATTAATATGGTTAGTGTAAAAACTCCAATCAATACCGAAAACGTTAAAGAACGTGCAGCAAGAAATTTAAGCCGATTTAGCTCAAGACAAAGAAATAAAAATGTTAAAACTATAACTGGTGATATCGTTAAACCAATACATCTAAGTAAATCAGAACCGTTAGTAAGGAGAATGACAAGTTATCAAAAAAATAATTAATGATTACCCGCTTTCTTCAAAGCGGGTATTTTTTTTTGTATTTTAAACTTTTTGAGTGTTTCTTAGCTATT is drawn from Psychrobacillus sp. INOP01 and contains these coding sequences:
- a CDS encoding glycoside hydrolase family 13 protein, whose protein sequence is MEKTAIFHRSTDNFAYLLNDQTLQIRLKTKQHDVNTVTLIMGDPYIWSNGQWQFSETPMNLVGNDGLFDYWETEVFAATNRLRYGFKLNSSTEEIIYTEKGFYDSIPVDSDYYFCFPYLHENEQFQAPKWVKDTVWYQIFPERFGNADPSINPDNVKAWGSEPPAVDNFFGGDFAGVTEHLDHLTDIGVNGIYFTPVFKAYSNHKYDTIDYMEIDPQFGDSDALKELIAQCHNRGIKVMLDAVFNHSGYYFPPFQDVLEKGENSPYKDWFHIHDFPVVGGEKPNYEAFGFVESMPKLNTANPEVKKYLLDVGTYWINEFNIDGWRLDVANEVDQPFWREFRKIVKKAKPDIYILGEIWHDSMPWLRGDQFDAVMNYPFKTNVLNLLANNSINSKQFIENMSKVYYSYPKTVFDYTFNLVGSHDTPRILTECEGNINKTKQVFTILLTFMGTPCIYYGDEIGLTGAQDPGCRKCMDWNEENHQQELKNHIRTLNALRKKEKLLANEGSVIFLHPTEANGIFGYKKYSANKTILVLINPGPSKQNFTLEKDQTYNILYSSDVEIEATQVSIEADGFGIIQLTH